AATTTATCGGTCCCGTATATGATTCGTATGCCGACATTTGGTTTGAAAATAAATTAGGCAACAATTATGAATGGTATAGGAATAACAGCACAAAACATTTTGATCTGATAAGATACGAGATTGTAAATCACATGAACGGCGCACGAAATATCTCACAAATACACAGGATTGTGAATGCAGAGTACGGTCCGTTCGATTTAGGCGTCACCGAACGGATAATAGATGATCTGGCGAAGTTAAAATTAGTAAAATGGGTTAAGATATAGTGACTTATATTAGATTAGTATATAAAGTACATTATTAAAGTATATTAGTATGAGTCTAAACACTAGACACTTAGGGAATTGGCAAACGCCTGTTGAAGGCGACAGAGTAAAATGCACGCTCTGCCCGAGGTATTGCAAAATTCCGGAAGGAAAATCAGGATTTTGCTATATCAGGAAAAATTACGATGGTAAAATATATAACATCGCCTACGGGAGACCGACCGGATTTGCTGTCGACCCGATAGAAAAAAAGCCGTTGTTTCACTTTTTGCCGGGCACAGGGGTTCTGAGTTTCGGAACGGCGGGATGTAACCTTGGTTGTAAATTCTGTCAAAATTGGCACATATCGAAGGTAAAGATCGATGACGCAAATAGCCTTGAAGCTTCTCCCGAAGACGTGATCGCAATTGCAAAGAAAAACGGGTGTCCATCTATCGCATTTACATATAACGATCCGACCATCTGGGCGGAATACGCAATGGACATTTCAAAATTAGCGAAAGAGGAAGGGATAAAAAGCGTCTGGGTTACGGCAGGTTACATAACTCCTGAAGCAAGGGTGGACGCATATGCTGACGTGGATGCCGCAAACGTAGACCTAAAGGCTTTTTCGCAGGAATTTTACGGTAAGATAACTCTATCAAAACTTGAACCTGTGCTGGATACTCTTAAATGGCTGAAAAACGAAACAGATGTTTGGATTGAGATCACCAACTTGATAATCCCTACTTTAAACGACTCGTCAGATGAATTCAGGAAAATGGTTGACTGGATTCTTTTAAACCTCGGAGACGAAACTCCTCTTCATTTCACGGCATTTCACCCGGATTTCAAACTTATGGATCTGCCGCGAACAGACCCAAACGTATTAAATGAGGCGAGGGAGATAGCATTAGACGCCGGTTTAAAATATTGTTACGTTGGGAACGTATCAGACATAAAAGCTTCAACTACTTATTGTCCGGAGTGCAGGGCAGAGTTGATCAAAAGGGACTGGCACAGCGTTTTGCAAAACAATATCTTGAATGGAGCATGCCCGGAGTGCGGGACTACTGTGCCGGGGGTATTCAATTCGGACAATTAAACTCCGAATTCTTCTTGACAGGTTGCACTTCCATGACTAACTTCCGTTCATAACAGTTATGACAAGCGTTAATCTGAAATCAAAGGACACATATTCTACATCTAAGCTCCTTCACATCATGGGAGGATTAGAACTTAGAATGCAGCAATTTTATCTCCAGTTATCCCATAGGTTCACAAAGCCTGAAGGGATAAGGATTTTCTGGGATTCACTCGCTCAGCAGGAATCGGTTCACGCGACGATAATCCACACGCTGTCGAACATGTACCGTAATAATCCAAATATGTTTAATGAAATGGTTGAGATGGATTATCTGACTATCGCAAAAGTTGAAGAATTTATTAAGACGTCCGAGGACAAATTATCGAATGAGAACTTCGATCTAAATTCAGCGCTTCAGGAAGCCTACGACTTAGAGACCCTCGAGATTAACGAAATATACGACAGGATAATAGAGAGTCCGAAAGCGCCGTTCAGGGCGGTTATTGACCATTTAGTAGAGTCTGAGGAAGCGCATCTCAACGCATTGATAGAAGCCATTTTAAAGTATTCGACCGATGCCGGTCTTAAAGAGAAGGCTGTAATACTAAGATCTTCTCTCACGACGCAGACGGCAGCATAACAACCAGACCTCAATAATAAACCAAACTTTAACGCCACACCGGTGTTGACATATTCGACAGAAGGATGTAACTTCCATCCGATAAAATGGGGCCGTAGCTCAGCTGGGAGAGCGCTGCGTTCGCAATGCAGAGGTCGAGGGTTCGATCCCCTTCGGCTCCACAAGGCTGTGCGCGATGGGGAGGTAGCGGTGCCCTGTGACCGGCAATCCGCTGTAGCCGGATCGATGCCATGATCGAGGGCAGACTGATTTTGTATCTCCTTGTCGACACGGGTGTTGATGCATTTAGCCCTGCGCAATGGGAAGTTACTGAACCCCGTCAGAACCGGAAGGTAGCAGCGGTAAGTTTACGACTTGTGTGCCGCAGACAGCTTGTGCGGAGCCTGTAACGTCAAGGCAGCTGTAGATGATGCTGCTCGGAATCTGGTGCACAGCCGTTTTTTAAAGGAACGTTAAGTTGTCATACTTAGTATTATCGAGAAAATACAGACCGCAAAAATTTGACGACGTCATCGGTCAAAAACACGTCACTCAGACGCTTCAGAATGCGCTGAAATCAGAGAGATTGTCACACGCATATATTCTTTCCGGACCGAGAGGCGTAGGAAAAACCACGACGGCCAGAATACTCGCAAAATCTTTGAACTGCACGGAAGGCGAAATTGCGGAACCATGCGGAACCTGTGAAATTTGCAAAGAAATTACAGAGGGCCGCAGCCTTGATGTTTTGGAGATAGACGGTGCTACCTACAGGGGTATAGACAAAATCCGGGATGATCTTCAGGATTATCTCCGTCATCCACCGATGAAATCCGAGTATAAGGTCGTAATCATCGATGAAGTGCATATGCTGACGAAAGAAGCGTTTAACGCCCTTCTTAAAACGCTCGAAGAACCTCCTCCGAACGTTGTGTTCATATTTGCGACCACGCAGCCGAATAAAGTGCCGCCGACTATCTTGTCGAGATGTCAGAGATTTGATTTCAAACGAATCCCGAGTGCGGACATAATCGAGGCTCTTAAAGAAATATCCGCTAAAGAATCAATCAAAATTGATGAAAACTCCTTAATCCTGATTTCGAGAAAAGCAGATGGAGGCATGAGAGATGCCTTGAGTCTGCTCGATCAGGTGATATCGTTTTCGAACGGCGACATCGAATATAATTCCATAGTGTCGATGCTTGGTGTGGTGAAAGAGGAAGTGTTTTTCTCGATAACGGATTTGGCAACGACGGGAAATTCCGAAGCCGCAATGAATCTTGTTGAAGATCTGATGTCGCAGGGTCATGATCCACAAACTCTCGTCATGGGCCTGCTTGAGCATTTACGGTCATTATTAATCGTACATACTTCTCAATCGGCTGATTTATTAGAATCTACAAAATCGATCAAGGAGCTATATCTCACAAAAAAAGATGATCTGACGACATCGGAGATTCAAAGAACGTTAAAGATGGCACAGGATACGCTGTCGGAATTTTCAAAGAGCGTTATGCCGAGAATGTTATTTGAAATGTTGATGATAAATATCTGTAACATGGATAAAAGCATTGAAATCGAATCTATCTTAAACGAATTGGGATATTCAACTGAACAAAAAGATGATGCGCCAAAGGATGCGGATAGTAAAAATTCTGAATCGCTCAAATCGAAGGAATCGAATGAAGTGACGAGTGATACTTCACCTGCAGCTGACCCGGTAAAGAGGGAGAACAAAAACGAATCAAGGAATGAGAATACGAATATAAATGAATTTATGGACGTATGGAGATCGATCGTGGCGGAGGTTTCCGATTCGAGAGGCACGCTCGGGAACGTATTGAAAAAAGCGATCCCGACAGCGATTAACGGTAATTATCTCGAACTCTCGTTCGATCAAAGCGATGAATATGCAAAAGATTCGGTTGAACACAACTCAGGATATATTAGAGATGTCATGAAAAAGATCACAGACCGGGATTTGATTATCAAAACGGCGTTAGGGGAATTCAAAGAGAGCAAAATCGAGGATATCGATCCCGGCGAGAGTGAAATTGTCAGCACCGATGAGGAGATTTCAAAGAATCCTACAGTAGAAAAGATTATTGACTTATTTGGTGGTAAATTAACACTTTAAAAGGGGAGGAAGAAGATTGAAATTTGATATGAATAACATCTTGAAGCAAGCCCAAAAGGTACAGAGTCAGATCGAGAGCGTGCAAAAAGAACTTGAAAACTTAGAAGTAGAGGGCAGCGCCGGAGGTGGCATGGTAGTGGCTACCGTAAACGGAAAGCAAGAATTACTCTCGATTAAAATTGAGCCTCAGGTAATTACCGAAGACGTTGAGATGCTCGAAGATCTGGTTTTAGCGGCGACCAACCAGGCGCTGACACGATCACAGGAAGCGGCAGCGGAGCATATGCAGCAGGCGACGGGTGGGTTGCTGGGTAGCTTACCCGGAGGAATGAAATTGCCTTTTTCAGGGATGTGACAAGTTATCAGATGGCTCATTTATCTCCACTCTTAGAAATACTCATATCGGAACTTTCCCGGCTTCCCGGTATCGGAAGGAAATCGGCGCAAAGGCTTGCTTATTACTTTTTAAAACAAAGTAAATCGAGAGTGGAGAAGCTTGCTGAGGTTCTTTTAGAAGTTAAGGACAAAGTAGGTGAGTGCGAAATATGTTTTAACTTTACCGAAATTTCACCCTGCTCTATTTGTCAGAGTGAACGTCGTGATAGGACCGTGTTATGCGTGGTGGAAGAGCCGAGTGATCTGTATGCTATCGATGGGAGTGGAGAGTACAATGGATTGTTTCATGTACTCGGAGGCGTCATATCTCCTATGGACGGCATAGGACCGGAAGACCTGCACATAAAGGAATTGTACAAACGATTAAAGAATGTCAAAGAGGTTATCATCGCTACAAATCCGAGTATTGAAGGTGAGACAACTACATTATATCTGCAGAAAGAGCTGAAGAAAAGCAAGGTAAAAATAACCCGCATTGCACGCGGAATTCCTATGGGGAGCGCTTTAGAGCATACAGATCAGGTGACGCTTATCCGCGCATTAGAGGGAAGAGTAGAGTTGAAGGAAGAAGTTAGCGAATGATATTACCTAATCAGCTGACCGTGCTGAGGATCGCCCTGACGCCGGCTTTTATCGTATTTTTATTATTCGGGAGCGGTTCCTATAACCTGATTATCGCAACCGGTATTTTCGCTATCGCCGCTTTAACCGATCTATACGACGGGATGATAGCGAGAAAATACGGCACGGTTTCAAGGTGGGGAGCTTTCGTCGACCCTCTCGCAGATAAGATATTGCTCAGCACGGCTTTTTTCGGTCTCGTAATGCTGGGCTACCTGAAGTTATGGATGGTTCTCGCCGTGATATTTAGAGACGCCGTAATCACCGGTGTGAGGGCATATGGTCTAAGGAAGAATAAACATATCAAGACAGAAAAGTTCGCCAAGTGGAAGACTACATTTCAGATATCGCTCATATCTTTGATTTTGATTTATGAAAACCTAATACATAATCCATTCGGAAAGAGCCTCAAAATTGAATATCAAAATATCGTTGATCAAAGCGGTATATTCTATGCGGCTATGTTATTCATAGTCTTCATCACGATGTATTCGGGAATTTCCTACCTGATAGGTAACCGGAGATTCGTGAAGCAGATGGCGGTACGGATTTACAGGACAATCCTGAACTCTCAATAATTCATGAAATCCGTTCACTACCTCATTGCCACGGGATTTGGGGTCGGCAATATTCCTCCCATGCCCGGAACTTACGGCAGTCTTCTCGGTGCTGCGATATTTCTTATCGTGCCGGTCTACCAAATTGAAATTAAGATTGCCGCGATTCTCGGTTTAATTTTATTAGGCGCTTACACCGCATCAAAAATAGAGATGGAAACAGGGGTTCCTGACAATAATATTATCGTAATTGACGAAATTGCGGGTATGTGGGTAACTCTCCTTTTTATACCAATGCAAGTGTGGTGGATCATCGCTGCGATAGTGCTTTTCCGTATTTTTGACATTGTTAAGCCTTATCCGATAAAAAAAATCGAACGGCTGAAGGGGGGGTACGGAGTTATGTTAGACGACGCTGCTGCAGGAGTCTATGCCGGGGCAGTTTTATGGGGAACGGGAAGATTACTCGCATGAACGCGGTTTTGATAATTATAGGCGATGAGATACTGATAGGTCAAGTCAGAGATACAAATTCAGGTTATATCGCTGATGCTCTCGTCAGAGTGGGAATCCGATTAGAAAAGATTACAACCGTCGGCGATGAAATCGACGCTATCGTGGAGGCTTTAAGTGATTTTTCAGGTAAAAATGATCACGTAATAATCACCGGGGGTTTGGGTCCCACAAAAGATGACGTTACGAAAAGCGCATTTTTAAAATACTTCGGGGGTGAGCTCGTTCTTCATCAGGATTTGTTGCAGAATCTAAAAAATCGGTTTGCTGAAAGAGGTTGGGAATTTTACGATTCGAATATCGGACAGGCGGAATATCCCGACAGTTGCTCCATTATCCCGAACGAACTTGGTTCAGCGCAGGGGATGCATTTTCAAAAGGAGGGCTCGGAGTTCTACTCACTACCGGGAGTGCCGCATGAGATGCACAGAATCCTCGATGAATGGGTCATCCCGCATATAAGGAATCAAAATAAGGGACGAGTTATCAGGTATAAAACTATCGGCACTGTCGGGATAGGGGAGACGGGGATATCGGAAATCGTGGAATCTTACAGGGAGAAATTCGACAATGTCTCAATAGCCTATCTTCCGGGCTACGACGGAGTCAGGATCAGGTTAACCGCAGAAGGTACGGATGAAGTTGAGGTAGATGAAAGATTGGCTGAATCCTTAAGAATGCTGAATAAAGAATTATCCCGGTACACCTATTCTACGGATGGTGATAGTCTTCCGGAGGTGATAGCAAAAGAGATGATCGGAAACAAGTTGACACTATCCGTCGCCGAATCATGTACCGGTGGTATGATTCAGGACATTATTACGCTGGTACCCGGAGCATCAAAGTATTTTCTGGGCGGGATAGTTTCGTACAGCAATGATGTTAAGATAAATCAATTAGCGGTTAAAAGGGAGACGTTAGAGAAAGAAGGGGCGGTTAGTCCGGAGACAGCAGTCGAGATGGCTCGAGGGGTAAGGGAAAAACTTAAGAGCAGTATAGGTCTGTCGATTACCGGGGTAGCGGGTCCCGGAGGCGGAACGGAAACTAAACCCGTCGGACTTGTCTATATCGGATATTCAGACTCGACGGTAAACGACTCGGTCAAATATCAGTTTGGCGATACGCGGGAGATCAATAAGAAAAGAAGTGCGGGGGCGGCTTTAGGATTTTTATGGAATAGGCTCAAAAAAAGAGATTAGTCATTTCGTGCAACAGCAGCAACTTTACCTGAGCAGTATCATTTTTTTTACGGAATAGAAGTTTCCAGCTCTCAAAGAATAAAAGTATATACCCGATGACACTCTTTCGCCGGAATTGGAATCGGCATTCCAGGTAATATTTTGTCTTCCGGCTTTCCTTTCCTCGTTTATCAAGAGTCTCACCTCCTCACCCAAGAGATTATAAACGACAAGCTTGACATGTCTTTGTTCGGGAAGATCGAAGGAAATCAGAGTTGAGGGATTGAACGGGTTGGGATAATTATTATGTAAAAGAAAATCTTCCGGCAGGGGAAGAGAAATTTCCAAAGGATAACTGAACATCCCCTTCTCAACTTCCCTCCCGGATTCATCCCTGAGATCATACGCCAATCCGATAGAACCGTTATACTCTCCGGATATCGAGTTCAGAGTGATTTTCACAATCTTATCACGCCAATCACTGAGCGGCAATCCATCAAGCGGGGCAATTATTATATCGGATATTCCCGCTTCGTTTCGTTTTAGAAACAGATTGCTACGGTTTTCGGAGTATTCCGATGTTAGAGAGACGTCAGACACAAACAACCCATTTTCATCATATGAGAGCAAAAATCGCGCTGACCACACGTTAATAAGATCGGGAATTGAAATAAATAACGAAACGGTGGAATTATCGTTATTCACATTTTCTATCAGAACAGGATTCTCATCTTTTTCATTAAACGATAGATAGGTCTCTTTGAGCAGGGTCGGATTTTCGTTTTCGTACGACCAGTTAAACATCAGGACGAATATCATCAGGTCCTCAAAGTCGATCACTCCGTCTTTTTGCACGATTAGCTCAGGGGGTTCAGTTCCGGGAACAATCGGACCGGTTTCGCGGATTGTATCCTGTCTTATCCATGTATCCTGAAATCCTGCTACGTCATCAAAGTTGATCAAAGAGTCGCCCGAGAAATCCCCGACGAAGTTATTGACGACAAAATCATTAGTTTCCACAATATTGCTCAAGTCGTTATCAACCGATGCAATCCTAAGTCTGGTCTCCGCCCCGAGAAGAAATCCCAAATCAATAACAGAATCCCAGATAATGACAGGGTCGTAGTTGGCTCGAGTAATTCCGGATGACTCTCCGAAGGCTGTTCCCTGTTTCCACGTCGAGCCGCCGTTCCTGCTGAATTGAATCCAAATTGAGAGGGTATCGCTCTCCACGTCATCTACTTCAAGTGGAATATCCACCTTTCCCGTTATGGTATCGGGAATAGACGAAACCGAAAGAAGCTGAGGGCGTTCATTATTATCCACGTGTATCCCGGGAATTTCAAACCAGTCACCTGAATTTTCATCGGTTCCCCTGATCCTTAGCCCTGCATTAAATCGATCTTCGTGAGATAGCTGACCTAAAGAGTCAGTTCTCCATATTAACGTGCCGGTGTATCTGTCAGGCAATAATTCGCTTAGGCTACCGCTAATATCCGCTGTCAGCCATGGAAAAGATGTACCCCTGCGGAACTCCACTTCAAGAAATACTATATCAGATTCTTCGTCGATTATACGGTAATCGAAAGAAAAATCACCACTTATTTCCGAAGGTATAGAAGTCGTAATAACTGTTTTGGGCGCTCCGATGTTATCTATCTGAAGCGTGACGGATGCGGAAGAGCCGATATCGTTGTCAGATGGGGTAAGGCGGATAAGGCTTCGCCGACCAGTTCGGGTAGGTCGTTCAAGGAGTGCCATAGTATGCTGCCCGAACTTGCCGTAATTCCGGAAGTATCCCCTGTAATATCAGCGGGATTCCAGGAGGAACCGTTGTCATCGGAATACTCGACCCTAATTCCAATGAGGTCGTTCTCATCGTCAAAGAGGTTGAAATTAATTTGTGCATCGCCTCTGAATTCGGCCAAAGGTCCAAACGCGAAAATGGAAGGAGGGTTGTTGTTATCCAGATGAAACGCCCCGGTTGCGGAACTGCCGCCTTCATCGTTATCACTTACGGTTATCCTGAACAATACTCCGGTGTTATCGATTCCCGGCAGATCATTACCGGACGACCAGGTGAACGATCCGGAGTAATTTGCTGCACTGATCCCGGGTACAGACAGAGCCCCCTGCCAGACTCCGCTCACGTTATATTCGCCGATCAGGCTCAGGATATCTCCTTCAGGATCAGATAAAGTGTAAGTGAACTCGACGTCACGTGTGAGCTCGCCCGATGGAGTCTCAATGGCGGCGGACGGGAGCAGATTATTGTCAAGGTGGAATGAATTGCTTTCACCCGGTGCGCCGGTGCCGTTGTCGTTTGAAGGGGTAATACGAATCTTAGCATTAAAAGCATCGACCCCCTCAGCATTGGTTGACGAATTCCAGATAATGCTCCCCGAATAGGAAGCAGGGAGTATATCCGTCAGATTTCCTGTAGTCGCAGTCGGAAGCCAGCCGTTTCCCACATCGAATTCAACGAGCAGGCTAACTGCCAGACTATCAACGTCGGTGATCAAATAGTCGAATGATATATCTCCCGACATTTCGCCCGCTCTGACCAGAGTTACTGTTATCGAAGGAGTCAACTGGGCAGCTGTGATAACGGGTGCGAACGCTATTATGAGAGCGATAACAGGGGATATCGGTCTAAAATTACTCAGCAATGATAATTCCGTCTACTCTATTGACAATCGTGATATCGCTGTTATCAAAGAATCTGTACTTTGATTCCGAAGAGAAACTAATTCGTGATGTTCCCGGCAGGAGCGGTACCAGAGTCAGCACCGCCAACTTTCCAGTTCCGTCGACGAAATACGGCGGAGCGCCTGCAACAGCCATGTTGAGAGTTATCGTTCCTGAGGCATCCGGGAGAATCGGATCCATGAACAGCGCTGTTCCGCCGTTTTTGAGCAGTATATTATTTTCATCGGCAGGAGCTCTGGCGCTTTCGATCTTGAGGGAATCGGGTGAATATTCCAAAACGATCTTAGCTCCCGTTAAGCTGTCCACCTCCTCCGCATATATCTCCATGATGAAGGGTTCTCCTACTCTGGCGACGTCGAATTTTCTCGGGTGAAATCTGAGGGAGATGCCGTCAATATTATCAACTCTGAACTCATAGCGGGTAGGGGGAAATTCTACTTCTCCATTCGGGTAGTGCGTTCTGACTTCAAAGACATTGAGCGTATCGGTAAGGAAAGTGAATTTTACTGAATCGATTGCTGCGGAATCAGTGAATGTTCCGTTGTTGAGCCTGTATGACCATTTGATGTTTACGTATTCCGAGGTGTCTATTCCCGCAACGTCGGGAGAACCGGTTCGAGTGGATCGCCACTTGAAAACAGCAGTGTGTTTTTTTATATAAGAATTCGGTACTTCGGTAAGAATTGTTTCCGGTTTCTTGTAATCCGACGATTTATTATCCCATACGTTCGCATAATCGGTCGATTCAGGTTCGTCACCGAACAATGAACATGAAACAAACAACAGTGAGAATATCGGTAAATATTTGGCGCTCATATTTAGAAATTTGCTTCCATTGATATAATTAAAGCATTTTCGGTCACAGAATAACTCAAAGCGGGGAATCTAGCTTTTTCCGATTCCCAGGGGTCTCTGATAGCAGGAGGGAAACTCATATACGCATCCATTACATTGAAAATCCATAATACTGTTGAAATAGCTACAGCTGTAAATCCTATCAGCCTTTTTTGATTAGCTTCATCGAGTGCATTGTCCATTTCTGACCGTGTTATCTTAATCTGCTGATTTAGATTTAGCGAATCAATATATTTCATCCTCTTAACGTCATAATTATCGAGCGCTTTGGAATATTCGCGATCTGCAGAAACACTCCAGGCGATCACAGACGAAACTATGATTGGGAACGCGAGAGCTCTTTTCCAATGCTCGGAATAACTCTGTCCCCATCCGGGTATCACGAACGAATAAAATGCGGCAAGAGCCGGAGATTTTCGTTTCAAAACTATTTCAATGTGGTTTGGATTGTAACTACCTATCTCGGTCAGTACTTCCTCGCTATAGTATCCTATATGGTGCGCTTTGACATTATAGCTCCCCCAAAATACCATTGTGTCTTTATATGGAATCACGCCGACAGGCAGGTTGTTGATAGTCAAATCTGCGCCGTAAGGAAGGCCCGAAACGTATAGTTTTCCGAGTTTAAACCTGAAGTTAGATTCGACGGTTACTGCTGGTGTTTCGCGGGTTATGCTGATTATCTCAACCTGTTCTTTAAATTCGATCGTATTCACCGTTTTTACTGTATATTCTCCAAATGCAATATCGGACGTCGTGTATGGAGTCTTTCCAACGAGTATGCCGTCTATATAAACAATAGCGCTGTCAACATCGCTTTTCACAGTTAAAGATCTCGGGACGTCAGACTTCGGCGAAGCCAATAAATCGTTAATAATAGAAGGAATGTCGGTCTGTATAATATGAACGATATTATCTGTGAGTTTTTTTGAGATAGAATTCATCGCTCTGTTCTGGACACTGCCGACGAGAATTAATTTCAAATGATAGCCGCCCGGAACTAACTTTATTTCACCTCCGATAGTAAAATCTACACCTGTATTTTTTCCGAACGCCGCTAAACAATTCACATCCATGCATGGGGTGTCAAACCGTATATTCTGGCTTCGGAGAATCTCTCTTGTTTGGTCATTGCTCAGCAATAAATAGTTCCCGTTCTTTTTTAAAGTAGTTTGAATTTTATTTGATATATCATTCATAATGCGATTATTTAAACCTTCAGACTGAAGAGGATATACCGCTAACCGCTGCGAAGGGAGACGTACGGGCGAGACTGCGGAACTGTCCGCAAATTGCTGGCCTACAGAAGGCGCATGGAAGATCAGCAGAACGCCGCTCAAAATTATTATAAATTTTATTGTAACTGCCTCAAATTGCTGTTTTACAGGTCAATTCAAAGGTATTTTAATCACACGGTAAAGTCAATAGATGCACATAAATTGAATAAACGAGTATTGCTTCAATCGGTTCAGGATATTATTAAATTCAGTTAATGCCGACGAATATTTTCTTTTGCTTACGACTAAGTTAAGATTTACATTTACTATCTATCTTGAAATGAAAATCAGGACATTTATAGCGCTTGAACTACCGGAAGAAGTTAAAAAAGAAATAGTAGAAATACAGAGGCGATTGGTCATTAAGGATGCGAAAATTAGATGGGTGAGTAAAGAAAATACTCATTTGACGCTCAAATTCCTGGGCGGCGTCGAAGAACGTTTAATTCCTGATATCTATGAAACGATAAACACTGCTTCAAAAAGCTTTAATTCATTTCAATTGAATTTGTCAAATGTGGGACTATTCCCCAATAAAAGACGACCAAAAATTATCTGGGCAGGTATAGGAGGACGTACCTCTGAACTTGAATTATTGGCGGAAAAATGTGATTCTGCGCTGCATCGGATCGGTTTCAAAAGAGAAAACAGGAAGTTTAAACCCCACCTGACTATAGGTAGAATAAAGAGTCTGGGTGACGCACAGGATTTTTCTCAGAGATTGAATGATCTTGAGGTTAATCCGATAGAATTTGAAGCGGTAAAGATCAATATAATCAAAAGCGACCTGACCTCCGGTAGTGCAGTATACACTCTGTTAAATTCCATAAATCTCATTAAATAGGAGAGCAAAATGGCGAAATCCGTAGATGAAAAAGAAAAAGCTCTTGACTTAGCAATTACCCAAATAGATAAGCGGTTTGGAAAAGGTTCTATAATGAAACTCGGAGATCATGCGTCGCTGCTCGGAACAGTCGATGTAATACCGACCGGTGCGCTCTCTCTTGATGCGGCGCTCGGCATAGGAGGAGTGCCCAGGGGAAGGGTTATTGAAATTTATGGACCTGAAGCGTCGGGCAAAACCACGCTGAGCCTTCATATCATAGCTGAAACACAAAAGTTGGGAGGGAAGGTGGCGTTTATCGATGCGGAGCATGCACTTGATCCACGTTATGCGAAGAAACTTGGTGTGGATGTTGACGAACTACTCCTATCCCAACCCGACTCCGGAGAACAGGCATTGGAGATAACCGAGACCCTTGTCAGGAGTAATGCTATCGACGCGATAGTAATCGATTCCGTTGCCGCGCTTGTTCCAAGGGCGGAATTGGAAGGGGAAATGGGTGACGCGCATATGGGACTGCAGGCTCGATTGATGTCTCAGGCGTTGAGAAAACTCGCCGGAATCGTGAAAAAATCGAATACTTGCCTGATCTTTATCAATCAAATTCGTGAGAAAATAGGCATTATGTTCGGCAATCCTGAAACAACATCAGGTGGAAGGGCGTTGAAATTCTATGCTTCTATAAGAATGGATATCAGGAGGATCGGAGCCATCAAAGAAGGTTCTTTGTCGATTGGAAACAGGGTCCGGGTCAAAGTCGTAAAGAATAAAATGGCGCCTCCATTTCGTGAGGTAGAACTCGACATCATGTACGGTTTCGGGATTTCATACGAGGCTGATATCCTCGATTTAG
This genomic interval from Candidatus Neomarinimicrobiota bacterium contains the following:
- a CDS encoding T9SS type A sorting domain-containing protein, which translates into the protein MALLERPTRTGRRSLIRLTPSDNDIGSSASVTLQIDNIGAPKTVITTSIPSEISGDFSFDYRIIDEESDIVFLEVEFRRGTSFPWLTADISGSLSELLPDRYTGTLIWRTDSLGQLSHEDRFNAGLRIRGTDENSGDWFEIPGIHVDNNERPQLLSVSSIPDTITGKVDIPLEVDDVESDTLSIWIQFSRNGGSTWKQGTAFGESSGITRANYDPVIIWDSVIDLGFLLGAETRLRIASVDNDLSNIVETNDFVVNNFVGDFSGDSLINFDDVAGFQDTWIRQDTIRETGPIVPGTEPPELIVQKDGVIDFEDLMIFVLMFNWSYENENPTLLKETYLSFNEKDENPVLIENVNNDNSTVSLFISIPDLINVWSARFLLSYDENGLFVSDVSLTSEYSENRSNLFLKRNEAGISDIIIAPLDGLPLSDWRDKIVKITLNSISGEYNGSIGLAYDLRDESGREVEKGMFSYPLEISLPLPEDFLLHNNYPNPFNPSTLISFDLPEQRHVKLVVYNLLGEEVRLLINEERKAGRQNITWNADSNSGERVSSGIYFYSLRAGNFYSVKKMILLR
- a CDS encoding PEGA domain-containing protein; translation: MNDISNKIQTTLKKNGNYLLLSNDQTREILRSQNIRFDTPCMDVNCLAAFGKNTGVDFTIGGEIKLVPGGYHLKLILVGSVQNRAMNSISKKLTDNIVHIIQTDIPSIINDLLASPKSDVPRSLTVKSDVDSAIVYIDGILVGKTPYTTSDIAFGEYTVKTVNTIEFKEQVEIISITRETPAVTVESNFRFKLGKLYVSGLPYGADLTINNLPVGVIPYKDTMVFWGSYNVKAHHIGYYSEEVLTEIGSYNPNHIEIVLKRKSPALAAFYSFVIPGWGQSYSEHWKRALAFPIIVSSVIAWSVSADREYSKALDNYDVKRMKYIDSLNLNQQIKITRSEMDNALDEANQKRLIGFTAVAISTVLWIFNVMDAYMSFPPAIRDPWESEKARFPALSYSVTENALIISMEANF
- the thpR gene encoding RNA 2',3'-cyclic phosphodiesterase, yielding MKIRTFIALELPEEVKKEIVEIQRRLVIKDAKIRWVSKENTHLTLKFLGGVEERLIPDIYETINTASKSFNSFQLNLSNVGLFPNKRRPKIIWAGIGGRTSELELLAEKCDSALHRIGFKRENRKFKPHLTIGRIKSLGDAQDFSQRLNDLEVNPIEFEAVKINIIKSDLTSGSAVYTLLNSINLIK
- the recA gene encoding recombinase RecA, which translates into the protein MAKSVDEKEKALDLAITQIDKRFGKGSIMKLGDHASLLGTVDVIPTGALSLDAALGIGGVPRGRVIEIYGPEASGKTTLSLHIIAETQKLGGKVAFIDAEHALDPRYAKKLGVDVDELLLSQPDSGEQALEITETLVRSNAIDAIVIDSVAALVPRAELEGEMGDAHMGLQARLMSQALRKLAGIVKKSNTCLIFINQIREKIGIMFGNPETTSGGRALKFYASIRMDIRRIGAIKEGSLSIGNRVRVKVVKNKMAPPFREVELDIMYGFGISYEADILDLALEADLISKMGSWYSYGDERLGQGRENTKIYLHENPDVLEELTIKVKTFLGIDQDGDETESEEDKE
- a CDS encoding competence/damage-inducible protein A; the protein is MNAVLIIIGDEILIGQVRDTNSGYIADALVRVGIRLEKITTVGDEIDAIVEALSDFSGKNDHVIITGGLGPTKDDVTKSAFLKYFGGELVLHQDLLQNLKNRFAERGWEFYDSNIGQAEYPDSCSIIPNELGSAQGMHFQKEGSEFYSLPGVPHEMHRILDEWVIPHIRNQNKGRVIRYKTIGTVGIGETGISEIVESYREKFDNVSIAYLPGYDGVRIRLTAEGTDEVEVDERLAESLRMLNKELSRYTYSTDGDSLPEVIAKEMIGNKLTLSVAESCTGGMIQDIITLVPGASKYFLGGIVSYSNDVKINQLAVKRETLEKEGAVSPETAVEMARGVREKLKSSIGLSITGVAGPGGGTETKPVGLVYIGYSDSTVNDSVKYQFGDTREINKKRSAGAALGFLWNRLKKRD